In the genome of Nonlabens sp. MB-3u-79, one region contains:
- a CDS encoding DUF2797 domain-containing protein, which yields MILTGTIRKMQTELKETVQYYLVFPDNFLHMNQLLDKNISLKHVGNECLNCGLDKKIWRQGYCYDCFSQIPQAGEWIMKPELSRAHLDEEDRDLEYEKKVQLKPHIVYLANSSNIKVGVTRKTQIPTRWIDQGAHEAVAILEAPNRYLAGITEIALKDHVADKTNWRKMLTNSIEDLDLLGFRESLLQFIPQEAQEFILENEKEWQIKFPVLQYPTKVTSVNLAKTTQHAGKLKGIKGQYLIFEDGTVMNLRSHEGLVLEIKVD from the coding sequence ATGATCCTTACCGGCACGATTAGAAAAATGCAAACAGAACTGAAGGAAACCGTTCAATATTACCTTGTTTTCCCAGATAACTTTTTGCACATGAACCAACTGCTGGATAAAAATATCTCTTTAAAGCATGTAGGAAATGAATGCCTTAATTGCGGCCTTGATAAAAAAATATGGCGTCAGGGATATTGCTATGATTGCTTTTCTCAAATCCCACAAGCCGGAGAATGGATCATGAAACCCGAGTTGAGCCGAGCACATCTGGATGAAGAAGATCGCGATCTAGAGTACGAGAAAAAAGTCCAACTCAAACCACATATCGTTTACCTGGCTAACAGCAGTAATATAAAAGTAGGGGTGACCCGTAAAACACAAATCCCTACCCGATGGATCGATCAAGGCGCTCATGAAGCCGTTGCGATTCTTGAAGCACCTAACCGTTACCTCGCTGGTATTACAGAAATTGCCTTAAAAGACCACGTGGCAGACAAAACCAACTGGCGTAAAATGCTTACAAATAGCATAGAAGATCTTGACCTATTAGGCTTTCGCGAAAGCTTGCTCCAATTTATACCTCAAGAAGCCCAAGAATTCATTCTGGAGAATGAAAAAGAATGGCAAATTAAATTTCCTGTACTTCAATATCCCACAAAAGTGACCAGCGTTAACCTTGCTAAAACCACTCAACATGCTGGAAAATTAAAAGGTATCAAGGGGCAATACCTCATCTTTGAAGACGGCACCGTAATGAATTTGCGCAGTCATGAAGGACTGGTGCTGGAGATTAAG